The Rattus rattus isolate New Zealand chromosome X, Rrattus_CSIRO_v1, whole genome shotgun sequence genome has a window encoding:
- the Zfp92 gene encoding LOW QUALITY PROTEIN: zinc finger protein 92 homolog (The sequence of the model RefSeq protein was modified relative to this genomic sequence to represent the inferred CDS: deleted 1 base in 1 codon): MAAILLRAKPKVTVSFEDVSVYFTKTEWKLLDLKQRNLYKQVMLENYSHLVSVGFAFSKPNLVSQLEKGEKPWIRDGGMESAAGSCAGNRIKSKTLTPKPKLFGRGLLRDTSGSSLQKRPHDFRPNPIVRYQHSRIADKRYLCQQCGKSFSRSSNLIKHRIIHSGEKPYECSECGKLFRRSLALLEHQRIHSGDKPYECGECGKTFTRSSNLVKHQIIHSSEMPFMCRVCGKVFRRSFALLEHARIHSGERPYECSECGKAFSRSSNLIEHQRTHSGRKPYICQECGKAFKGISQLIHHQRSHRGDRPFACGECGKAFRGHSGLSQHQRVHSGEKPYECSECGRAFGRRANLFKHQVVHGEVRLQLRTRGKGFRRGCMLLERGLRGQSPQEAGEGSSAEPQPINTNEKPQVCERCGQVFENKLLLCRHLRIHDDEDDKKQKPVTSSTSALEDKSILSQHLEAQPTEESDSEGSVVFLYAEMPQGPSSP, from the exons ATGGCGGCCATTCTTCTGAGGGCAAAGCCCAAG GTGACAGTATCTTTTGAGGATGTGTCTGTGTACTTTACA AAGACAGAATGGAAGCTTCTGGATCTCAAACAGAGGAACCTCTACAAGCAGGTGATGCTGGAAAACTATAGTCATTTGGTGTCAGTGG GATTTGCTTTCTCCAAGCCTAACCTGGTATCCCAgctggagaaaggggagaagccCTGGATTAGGGATGGTGGAATGGAGAGTGCAGCAGGATCCTGTGCTG GAAATAGGATAAAGAGCAAGACTCTGACTCCAAAACCGAAACTTTTCGGAAGAGGTCTCCTCAGAGACACCTCGGGATCCTCATTACAGAAACGTCCTCATGATTTCAGGCCAAATCCCATTGTAAGGTATCAACACTCCAGAATCGCGGATAAGCGGTATCTATGTCAGCAGTGCGGAAAATCCTTCAGCCGCAGCTCCAATCTCATCAAACACCGGATCATCCATAGCGGTGAGAAACCGTATGAATGCAGCGAGTGTGGGAAGCTGTTCCGGCGCAGCTTGGCGCTGCTGGAACATCAGCGCATCCACAGCGGCGACAAGCCTTATGAATGTGGTGAGTGTGGCAAAACCTTCACGCGCAGCTCCAACCTTGTCAAGCACCAGATCATCCACAGCAGTGAGATGCCGTTCATGTGCCGCGTGTGCGGCAAGGTGTTCCGGCGCAGCTTCGCGCTGCTTGAGCATGCGCGCATCCACAGCGGCGAGCGGCCCTACGAGTGCTCTGAGTGCGGCAAGGCATTCAGCAgaagctccaacctcatagagcATCAGCGCACCCACAGTGGCCGGAAGCCCTACATCTGCCAGGAGTGCGGGAAGGCCTTCAAGGGCATCTCGCAGCTCATCCACCACCAGCGCAGTCACCGTGGTGACCGGCCCTTTGCGTGCGGCGAGTGCGGCAAGGCCTTCCGAGGCCACTCAGGGCTCAGCCAACACCAGCGGGTCCATAGCGGCGAGAAGCCCTATGAGTGCAGCGAATGCGGCCGGGCCTTTGGTCGCCGGGCCAACCTTTTCAAGCACCAGGTGGTGCATGGAGAGGTGCGGCTCCAGCTCCGCACCCGAGGGAAGGGTTTCCGGCGCGGCTGCATGCTCCTGGAGCGGGGTCTCCGTGGGCAGAGTCCCCAGGAGGCTGGAGAAGGTAGCTCGGCTGAGCCTCAGCCCATCAACACCAATGAGAAGCCCCAAGTGTGTGAGCGCTGCGGCCAGGTCTTTGAGAACAAGTTGCTGTTGTGTCGCCACTTGCGCATCCATGACGACGAAGATGACAAGAAACAGAAGCCTGTTACTTCGAGCACCTCAGCTTTGGAGGATAAGTCAATACTCAGCCAACATCTGGAAGCCCAGCCCACAGAGGAAAGCGACAGTGAAGGCAGTGTAGTTTTCCTGTATGCTGAGATGCCCCAGGGACCATCCTCACCTTGA
- the Pnma6e gene encoding LOW QUALITY PROTEIN: paraneoplastic antigen Ma6E (The sequence of the model RefSeq protein was modified relative to this genomic sequence to represent the inferred CDS: inserted 1 base in 1 codon) produces MALAILQDWCGWMGVNAQRSLLILGIPDDCGEEEFQEAVQAALRPLGRYRVLGKVFRKEIGAKVALVEFADNLNQSLIPQQIPNNRGSXSVIFLPPVPEVESQDTFSFPAQAHGQALEGASGMGWVGAAGEVGAAGEGGVLEAGAGEEGSAGDEESGSDEGSAGDEGSVDGGGAVGEAGAIGEDEAGAAGEARMSDEEGAAGDMGVAGIIGAVGLAGAAGEAGGSGEEGAFDVAGGAHGAGTWTREWSQALQPILENMAYQELRHFTGMEEPGCGGQSFESWLDHANDMLYLWRHISERERRRRLVESLGGPALDLLCELLEEHPDTPAQDCLAALVQVFGNKDTVMTARLKFLTCSQRPQETLFAYVMRLEGLLQMAMEKGAIQPAMVDQARARQVLMRARPNQMLQNNLRRMRLERRPPGFVGLLRLVRETEAREAALAENAEAQEGEGVEVHGGELDVQAALASVGVAEPAPAISEVLPTSEDAGQAAAAAAAVQQAAGAAPDGDSATKADPDSGEAKAFPVTQRDDNASAPAGSGQAGPTEGPSVLESVAHEGEQEAEQPVTEGLKEESENEDGAWESSHPKSFLGK; encoded by the exons ATGGCACTGGCGATTCTGCAGGActggtgtgggtggatgggtgtcAATGCCCAGCGCTCACTGCTTATCCTGGGCATCCCCGATGACTGTGGTGAAGAAGAATTTCAGGAGGCAGTGCAGGCTGCCCTCAGGCCCCTGGGCAGGTACCGAGTGCTTGGCAAAGTCTTCAGAAAGGAGATTGGGGCAAAGGTCGCTTTGGTTGAATTCGCTGACAATTTAAACCAAAGTTTGATCCCCCAACAAATACCAAATAATAGGGGGT TGAGtgtgatcttccttcctccagtCCCTGAAGTCGAGTCACAGGATACATTCAGTTTCCCTGCACAGGCTCATGGGCAAGCTTTGGAAGGGGCTTCAG GTATGGGTTGGGTGGGAGCTGCAGGTGAGGTGGGAGctgcaggagagggaggagttttagaggcaggggcaggtgaagAGGGGTCTGCAGGGGATGAGGAGTCTGGGAGCGATGAGGGGTCTGCAGGGGATGAAGGATCTGTGGATGGTGGAGGAGCTGTGGGTGAAGCAGGAGCTATAGgtgaggatgaggcaggagcTGCAGGTGAGGCAAGAATGTCAGATGAGGAGGGAGCTGCAGGGGACATGGGAGTTGCAGGGATCATAGGAGCTGTAGGATTGGCAGGAGctgcaggtgaggcaggaggttcaggTGAGGAAGGGGCCTTTGATGTGGCAGGAGGGGCACATGGGGCTGGAACCTGGACCCGAGAGTGGAGCCAAGCCCTGCAACCCATTCTGGAAAACATGGCCTACCAGGAGCTGAGACACTTCACTGGGATGGAAGAACCTGGCTGTGGGGGTCAGTCTTTTGAGAGCTGGCTGGACCATGCCAATGACATGCTCTACCTGTGGCGTCACATATCcgagagagagaggaggcggCGGCTGGTGGAGAGTTTGGGGGGCCCTGCCCTGGATCTCCTGTGTgagcttctggaagagcatccagacACCCCTGCTCAGGACTGCCTCGCTGCACTGGTGCAGGTGTTTGGCAACAAGGATACCGTGATGACAGCACGACTCAAGTTCCTGACTTGCTCCCAGCGGCCTCAGGAGACCCTGTTTGCCTATGTGATGCGCCTGGAAGGTCTGCTGCAGATGGCCATGGAGAAGGGGGCCATCCAGCCTGCAATGGTGGATCAGGCAAGGGCCCGGCAGGTGCTGATGCGGGCCAGGCCCAACCAGATGCTACAGAACAACCTGAGGAGGATGCGGCTGGAGAGGCGGCCACCTGGCTTTGTGGGGTTGCTGAGGCTTGTTCGGGAGACTGAGGCACGGGAGGCAGCTCTGGCTGAAAATGCAGAGGCCCAGGAGGGGGAAGGAGTGGAAGTGCATGGTGGTGAGCTGGATGTCCAGGCTGCCCTTGCCAGTGTTGGGGTTGCTGAACCTGCCCCTGCCATTAGCGAGGTCCTCCCAACCAGTGAAGATGCTggccaggctgctgctgctgctgctgctgttcagcAAGCTGCTGGGGCTGCTCCTGATGGTGATAGTGCCACAAAGGCAGACCCTGATTCTGGTGAAGCCAAGGCCTTCCCTGTCACCCAGAGAGATGATAATGCGTCAGCCCCTGCTGGCTCAGGCCAGGCAGGGCCCACTGAGGGCCCAAGTGTGCTTGAGAGTGTGGCCCATGAAGGAGAGCAAGAAGCAGAGCAGCCTGTAACAGAGGGGCTGAAGGAAGAGTCAGAAAATGAGGATGGGGCATGGGAGTCTAGTCACCCCAAGTCCTTCCTTGGCAAATAG